Within the Candidatus Neomarinimicrobiota bacterium genome, the region ACAGGTGGCGGAAGAAGTGCGGGCCTATTTTGGCGAGAAAGTGTATAACACCGCGATCATGCGCAACGTGCGCCTGAGCGAATCGCCCAGTTACGGCAAGCCGATCATCCTGTATGATGCTTCCTCGGTGGGTTCCCAGAACTACATGGCACTGGTAAGCGAGGTGCTGGCGCGCAATGGCTAAACAGCGCCTGGGCCGAGGACTGCAAGCCCTGATCCCCACCCCTGAGGTGGAGATTTCCCCCGAGACCGGTCAGCCCCAACTGCGGTTGGATCTCATCGATTCCAATCCGCTCCAGCCCCGCAAGGAGTTTGGTGATGAGGAGATGGCCGACCTCA harbors:
- a CDS encoding ParA family protein, which codes for QVAEEVRAYFGEKVYNTAIMRNVRLSESPSYGKPIILYDASSVGSQNYMALVSEVLARNG